In Vibrio sp. STUT-A11, a genomic segment contains:
- a CDS encoding NAD-dependent epimerase/dehydratase family protein, producing the protein MKVLISGSNGYIGSHVTKMFVESGFEVSTYSRSSGVLPLARKLTNVQSDFSGYFDIVINCARPHWSEFSPEEIADIESKLLTQLDSLAAVGATKIHTSGVWLFGKASHNDLKEFRLKPLEAVKPDTVTIGCAIKEKWHVVYCPSLVYGGENCQLKRIVDSLSDQTLQVAIPSQGYNQYIHVNDIARFYLALVQGKRSATQHFIAETKGYSPEAFSQLLLDFQVIKQVHECSWSDFEKCHGSSAVEIEKLNLNLPISPLFESTESLRKYIENYT; encoded by the coding sequence ATGAAAGTACTTATATCAGGATCAAATGGGTATATTGGTAGCCACGTGACTAAGATGTTTGTCGAAAGTGGCTTTGAAGTTTCAACTTACAGCAGGTCTAGCGGTGTCTTACCTCTTGCTCGGAAGCTTACCAATGTGCAATCAGATTTCTCTGGTTACTTTGATATCGTTATAAATTGTGCTCGCCCACATTGGTCAGAATTTTCGCCGGAGGAAATAGCTGATATAGAGTCCAAGCTGCTAACGCAGCTGGATAGCCTAGCGGCTGTCGGTGCGACAAAAATCCACACATCGGGCGTTTGGCTATTTGGCAAGGCTTCTCACAATGACCTGAAAGAATTTAGGCTTAAGCCTCTAGAGGCGGTGAAACCGGACACAGTTACAATAGGTTGTGCTATCAAAGAGAAGTGGCATGTCGTTTACTGTCCTAGTTTGGTTTATGGTGGTGAAAACTGTCAGCTAAAGCGGATTGTAGATTCCTTATCTGACCAAACTCTCCAAGTAGCGATACCATCTCAAGGTTACAACCAATATATTCATGTTAATGACATCGCTCGATTTTATTTGGCACTGGTTCAAGGTAAACGTTCGGCTACACAACACTTTATTGCTGAGACTAAGGGGTATAGCCCCGAAGCATTCTCTCAATTGCTACTCGACTTTCAAGTCATAAAGCAGGTTCACGAGTGCAGTTGGAGTGACTTTGAGAAATGCCATGGCTCTTCGGCAGTTGAAATTGAAAAGCTAAATCTTAACCTTCCAATAAGTCCCTTGTTTGAATCGACTGAGTCATTAAGGAAGTACATAGAAAATTACACATAA
- a CDS encoding DUF2806 domain-containing protein: MNIPGENLIIKMWDSLVDKGIGSILQPWQERRVGESRLDLKRQEILKIAEAERLAEDIRNGNIQFESPQLENFLENRQGRIEPTLGVEYAVRNSFGKSVSENIRKEANVAKSILIAEDLLADDATPVNESKIEDDWLFNWQEYAGRVSSEDLQQLWGKILAGEIKSPGSYSYRTLDFLKTLSKADAEVIAIAAQFVVEGVIFREHDEILEKAGINFGILMYLQELGILSGVEAVGLQTKWKSSQQTRFIKGLISYNHCLILEHENAQKVASKPVYLVTTIGKEVLSLAQFGANKDYLKAAGTLFAKQGFKVKVADWLQQTKDSGRFYNAEEIVA, encoded by the coding sequence ATGAATATTCCAGGTGAAAATTTAATAATTAAGATGTGGGATTCTCTTGTTGACAAGGGTATTGGTAGTATTCTTCAACCGTGGCAAGAGCGACGAGTCGGTGAAAGCCGATTAGATCTTAAGCGACAAGAAATTCTAAAAATTGCTGAAGCAGAAAGGCTAGCGGAAGATATTAGAAACGGTAATATTCAATTTGAGAGTCCTCAGTTAGAAAATTTTCTTGAGAATAGGCAGGGAAGAATTGAGCCGACTCTTGGGGTTGAATATGCCGTGAGAAACTCTTTTGGAAAAAGTGTCAGTGAAAATATTCGTAAAGAAGCAAATGTTGCGAAATCAATACTGATCGCAGAGGATTTATTGGCTGATGACGCCACCCCCGTAAATGAATCTAAGATTGAAGATGACTGGTTGTTCAATTGGCAAGAATATGCTGGTCGTGTGTCCTCCGAGGACTTGCAGCAGCTTTGGGGCAAAATTCTAGCTGGCGAGATTAAAAGTCCAGGGTCATATTCATACAGAACATTAGATTTCTTAAAAACTCTGTCAAAGGCTGACGCTGAGGTTATTGCAATAGCTGCACAATTTGTTGTCGAAGGTGTTATTTTTCGAGAGCATGATGAAATTCTTGAAAAGGCAGGAATTAACTTTGGTATCTTGATGTATTTACAAGAGCTGGGGATATTATCAGGAGTAGAGGCTGTCGGGCTACAAACCAAATGGAAAAGTTCACAACAGACCCGTTTTATTAAAGGTTTAATTTCATATAATCATTGTCTAATTTTGGAGCACGAGAACGCTCAAAAAGTCGCTAGTAAGCCAGTTTACTTAGTTACCACAATAGGTAAAGAAGTGCTAAGTCTGGCTCAATTTGGCGCCAATAAAGACTATTTGAAAGCTGCTGGTACTCTATTTGCCAAACAAGGCTTTAAGGTAAAAGTTGCAGATTGGCTTCAACAAACGAAAGATTCTGGTAGATTTTATAATGCAGAGGAAATTGTTGCTTAA
- a CDS encoding GNAT family protein, whose protein sequence is MFTVEVEKGLELALVEPKFASKYLEIVSNQRDYLSEWLAWPPHAENEDFFLNFIKKSLHDYADGKSLVCAMIYQDEVAGNISFNTINHDLQKVEIGYWLRRDLQGKGIVSKSLTKLIDYAFTELNMQKVQISAAVNNQASRSVCERLGFKLEGVITRAENLNGRVVDHAVYGLSR, encoded by the coding sequence ATGTTTACAGTGGAAGTAGAAAAGGGACTAGAACTCGCTCTTGTTGAGCCTAAATTCGCGTCAAAATATCTCGAAATTGTCTCAAATCAGCGAGACTATTTGAGTGAATGGTTAGCTTGGCCTCCTCATGCGGAAAATGAAGACTTTTTCTTGAACTTTATCAAAAAATCATTACATGACTATGCAGACGGTAAATCATTAGTTTGTGCGATGATCTATCAAGATGAAGTGGCAGGAAATATCAGTTTCAATACGATCAACCATGACTTACAAAAAGTCGAAATTGGTTATTGGTTACGTCGTGACTTACAAGGCAAAGGTATCGTAAGCAAATCACTGACAAAGCTTATCGATTATGCTTTCACTGAATTGAATATGCAGAAAGTTCAAATATCAGCAGCGGTAAATAATCAAGCAAGCCGTAGTGTTTGTGAACGACTAGGGTTCAAATTAGAGGGCGTTATTACTCGTGCTGAAAATTTAAATGGTCGTGTGGTTGATCATGCAGTGTATGGGTTAAGTCGTTAA
- a CDS encoding IS4 family transposase, protein MRDIQILQQTLENQCPDIHKKRLRSLMLATKTVLDGSDLTLTKIGRALDTDTTVKHAIKRIDRLLGNRNLHREKDAIYRWHASFITRANPFPVVLVDWSDVREQLRYMTLRASVAVKGRAVTLYEQAFEYKNYNSPKSHQYFLDKLQTLLPEGCTPIIVSDAGFRNTWFRQVANKGWFWLGRVRGEVSIKCGDAPWQWNKTFYPQATDTPQFLGESQLARRSPLTCFAYLYKSQPKGRKPHRHSRTCQKHSAGKVFHKGAKEPWLLVTNIPNQVLNGVKITRLYAKRMQIEESFRDLKSPAYGLALRHNRTRCTNRIDILLLMALMAEIIMWWNGLIAMQAQWHYDFQANTIKHRRVLSIPRLGKEVRCHRRYQIKGSQYHWAMLEYQRLTHTCGLGEL, encoded by the coding sequence ATGCGCGACATTCAAATTCTACAGCAAACTCTCGAGAATCAATGCCCTGACATTCACAAAAAACGACTGAGATCTCTGATGCTTGCAACCAAAACTGTACTCGACGGCTCTGATCTCACATTGACCAAAATTGGGCGCGCACTCGACACCGATACCACCGTAAAGCATGCGATTAAACGTATCGACCGATTGCTCGGTAATCGCAACCTACACCGTGAAAAAGACGCCATTTATAGGTGGCATGCGTCCTTTATTACCCGTGCCAACCCTTTTCCTGTGGTGCTCGTTGATTGGTCAGATGTTCGTGAGCAGCTACGTTATATGACATTGCGCGCTTCAGTCGCCGTTAAAGGTCGAGCCGTCACGCTTTATGAGCAGGCGTTTGAATACAAAAACTACAACTCTCCAAAGAGCCATCAATACTTTCTCGATAAGCTTCAAACGCTCCTGCCCGAAGGCTGCACTCCTATCATTGTCTCGGATGCTGGATTTAGAAATACATGGTTTCGGCAAGTCGCCAATAAAGGTTGGTTCTGGTTGGGACGCGTACGTGGCGAAGTCTCGATCAAATGTGGTGATGCACCTTGGCAATGGAACAAGACCTTCTATCCTCAGGCAACTGACACGCCGCAGTTTTTAGGGGAAAGCCAATTAGCACGGCGTTCGCCGCTCACATGCTTTGCCTACTTATACAAGAGTCAACCTAAAGGCAGAAAACCCCATCGACACAGCCGAACCTGCCAAAAGCATTCAGCAGGAAAAGTATTCCACAAAGGTGCAAAAGAGCCTTGGCTTCTAGTAACAAACATCCCCAATCAGGTATTGAATGGCGTTAAAATCACTCGCTTATACGCCAAAAGAATGCAGATTGAAGAGTCGTTTCGAGATCTAAAAAGCCCCGCTTACGGATTGGCACTGCGCCACAATCGAACTCGCTGTACGAATCGTATCGATATCCTGCTGCTCATGGCGCTAATGGCAGAAATCATCATGTGGTGGAATGGCTTAATCGCCATGCAAGCTCAATGGCATTATGACTTCCAAGCCAACACCATCAAACATCGCCGAGTACTATCCATCCCTAGACTGGGTAAAGAGGTACGTTGTCATCGGAGATACCAAATAAAAGGATCCCAATATCATTGGGCTATGTTGGAATATCAACGTCTCACACACACTTGTGGCTTAGGTGAATTATGA
- a CDS encoding GNAT family N-acetyltransferase, whose protein sequence is MQAQETYAFDPDMTQEQAFSLWCQTPLKAYVFVENNEVLGTYYIKPNAMGPSSHICNCGYMVSSEARGKGIARRLCEHSQQKAIELGFEAMQFNSVVSTNVVAVKLWEKLGFSIVGTIPKAYKHTQLGLVDSYVMYKWLRI, encoded by the coding sequence ATTCAGGCTCAAGAAACCTATGCGTTCGACCCTGATATGACGCAAGAACAGGCGTTTTCTTTATGGTGTCAGACGCCACTAAAAGCCTATGTATTCGTTGAAAATAATGAAGTTCTTGGTACTTATTACATTAAGCCGAATGCAATGGGGCCAAGCAGTCATATCTGTAATTGTGGTTATATGGTATCAAGTGAAGCGAGAGGTAAAGGTATTGCTCGCCGCTTGTGTGAACACTCGCAACAGAAAGCAATTGAGCTTGGCTTTGAAGCAATGCAATTTAACAGTGTTGTGTCCACGAATGTAGTGGCAGTTAAACTGTGGGAAAAGCTTGGATTCAGTATTGTAGGGACGATCCCCAAGGCATATAAACATACTCAATTGGGGCTCGTTGATAGCTACGTCATGTACAAATGGCTACGAATATAA